CACTAGTATGGCAGTTACAACTAAATTGCTAGTCTCACAGTGATAATCTAAGAGTGAATACATTCAAATCAAACCATTCTTACAAAACTTCATAGTTCCAATATGTAGAGAAAAGACAGGACAACACGGAACGTGTCCGAACGAGTATAACACGGGGCGACTTTGATTCTCCGATGACGTTAAGaatggtgtgtgtttatgtatgaaTGTCCTTGACACAGAGTAAAATGACCACTTGTAGGCAATATGGCATTTTTCCAACGAGCTGACAGGAAACCAACCATAATGTGGTTCAGATCAAACCAGAATTTCCGATGTGGTTTTATACGGGTTTGTCATTTACCCTGGTGGGAATGATTTTTAAGTCGAGCCATGGAATGATGTACATCTATGTCTTTCTCTTAGAACTGTACATTGATCATGCTTAGCTTCCTATCCCATAGAACGACAGGTAAACACATTCATCACAAGGGACATGGAACATACTCGGGGATAGGGTAACACTGTCAAAACTGGGGACAGGGAAGGGGGGGCGACACCAGAAACAGGGGAACACTGTTAGACAGGGAAACgaagtcagcaccaaggacagggaaatacTGTTAGAACCAAGGACATCAGGCACATTCAGAGACAAGGACAGGGAACACAGTAAGTACTAGGGACAGGAAAAACTGTCTATACCAGGGGCAGGGAAACacggtcagcaccaaggacagtgaaaCACAAGCAGCTCAAAGGACAGCGGGGCACATTCAGAGACAAGGGCAGGGAACACAGtaagcactagggacagggaaaacTGTCtataccagggacagggaaacacagtcagcaccaaggacaggggaaCACTGTTAGAACCAAGGACATCAGGCACATTCAGAGACAAGGGTAGGGAACACAGtaagcactagggacagggaaactGTCTgtatcagggacagggaaacgaagtcagcaccaaggacagggaaacacatttagcaccaaggacaggggaaCACTGTTAGAACCAAGGACATCAGGCACATTCAGAGACAAGGGCAGGGAACACAGTAAGCACTAGGAACATGGAAAACTGTCtataccagggacagggaaacgaagtcagcaccaaggacagggaaacacagtcagcaccaaggatagcgGGACACATTCAGAGTCAAGGACAGGGAACACAGTAAGCATTAGGGGCGGGGAAAActgtcagtaccagggacagggaaacgaagtcagcaccaaggacaggaaagcacagtcagtaccagggacagggaaacgaAGTCAGCTCAAAGGACAACGGGGCACATTCAGAGTCAAGGGCAGGGAACACAGTAAGCACTAGGAACGGGGAAAActgtcagtaccagggacagggaaacgaagtcagcaccaaggataggaaAGCACAGTCAGTACCAGGTACATGGAAACACAAGCAGCTCAAAGGACAACGGGGCACATTCAGAGAGAAGGGCAGGGGACACAGTAagtactagggacagggaagactgtcagtaccagggacagggaaacgaagtcagcaccaaggacagcggGGCACATTCAGAGTCAAGGACAGGGAACAGAGACAGCACCGGGGACTAGGAAATCTGTCATTAGCagggaaacacaatcagcaccagggacagggaaacgcAATCTGCAAAGGACATACAGGGAAAGAAGTACCTGTTTAGTATGTGTGAATGTTTCTGTGGTAGTTTAAGTCTGAGATTTAGTTGTTTGAATTGTTATGTttggatggggggggggggggtgcggtgTCCTCTCATGCCTAGCACTATTCTTACCGTCTTCATGCCCGAGCATGCCTGTTGTGGCAAACCGTACCGCCAGATCTACCCCACTGACGATCTGGAGAAACATATGGAAATACAGTtatattgtatctgtatctttttaTATTATTCACATTATCACATATCTATGGAGCATGAATGGGTTAACAAATTTATGGATCATCCATGGATGTACGTAGTACtatcatattatgcaaatgcaaTGTATTATAGTAACAATTAAGTGGTGTCACTGCAAATTAAACAACAAGTATATCCTCATCAGTGTCCTATTCTGTACCCTGATAACAGATACATAGCTTTCGAGCTCATTGGCGAATATATTCACCACAGTGTTGGTATTTCTATCATTTGGTTTTACAGAACGGATTGTTATTCTACGAGAGTTGCATTCCTCTGATAGAAACGGTTTGAAATGCAGGTCTCGTTCTGTGCTTTAAGCTCGCGTACGTTTTATGTTTCCCATGGGAGTGCAAAAATCTCCCACGCACGCATTTTAGCACCCTCGACGTCTTCACGTCTGAACTGCTTTGCTTTATCTGGGAGAATCTATTTACTTCTGTCCTTTCCGCAATTCCTCACTATTCGGCAGGATGAGCTGCCTATCGGGCTCCTGGCGCCATAACGCCTCTCTCTACGTCAATGCAAGGTTACATACGTCTGCTGGGAGGCATAGCAAGTATGTTTTAGACGTTCTCTGAATGTCTAATGGGTATTAGGAAAGGAGGGCCCAATACATCCAGGTAAGTATGAAATTAGGAGGTTGGGAATTGGTCTGTGGATCGAAATTGGTCAACCGGATAAAATATCCCACCAGACATGCAGATTGGATGCAAGTTTTACACAACTCCTCAATGAAGGTGAAGTACATTAGACCTTCCCTTCACCCCGAGCAGTTCCATGAGAAAAATGGATCAAAACCCACATAGCCCCTTCTAAAAGCCTATACACGTCTGTCTCTACTGAAATACTCTTGTTCAATGGCAGGTAAAATGGCGAAATCCGAtataacattaattttgtataatatacatATGAAGAGAAAGCCATAATGCTGCACACATAGAGGTACTACTAAACATTAACACACTATTGATATGGTGACAAGCCATTGGAGGTAAGAATAACAGTAGCTAGATATACCAACCAGAAAGATGGCCGCCGTGGCGATGCATCCAGCTTTCAggctgcagcagcagcagcacgTGTTGATGATCGGCATGTCGATGCAGAAGATGGCTCTCTCCTCTCCTCCGATGTCTTATTCCTCCACAGACGTCGCACCGACCCACGCTCGAGATAACTGAGGACGTGACCAGTCGATTCAGCCACACCTCATATAGATACCATGGTTATCAATTCAAACTATATTTGTCTGACCATACCAGACGGCTCATAACTTGTCCCTTGAAAAACCTGTCGCGCTCGCCAAGACGGACGGTATCTCTGAAGTCAGGCTGCAAACGCTACCGTTGGATTATAGACCTAGCAACATTCGCATCAGCAAGAAAGCGCCGCCATTGCTTTCTTTTACCAGCTCACGTCCTGCCGGGTACCGACTATCTCACCTTAGCTTTGCAGCCCGAGCTCAGAACCGTACATAAACTAAGGGACGATGCCGCACGTATTCTGCGCGCGGTAATGACCCCAAACAGCACCACTGGACGCAAGTAAATTGCTTACAAAGACGCAAATTTTTAAGCCTTTTGGAGTGTGTCGGGCCAGGTGACAGCAGTACACAGTTCTATGTACGCAATGGGCAAAATGTTTACAATGTTGTTGTTCATTGGTACCAAATACTAGCGTGTATGTTATCACACGGCAGCGTGTTTTGACAACCTAATCTATAGGGGCACATTGATAATTCGATAGACCATTTAATCATCGCTACCCTCGATCGGTACACATGAAATGCCACTGAGCGTAATATCGGATTCAACACGCAtgttgaaatatcattttaacgTAATAGATTCACCAGATGAACGTTATGGGTAAATGTTGAGATTGAGCATTATTTCATACTACTGCGTGCATTTCACGACGTTGCCAGAAAATGTTTCAACATCGCTATGTCCCTTCATCCCATAGTGTCTACAGACGTATTCAATTAAGAATAGAAGGTTTCTGAAAGAATCACAAGATCGTCATGATTCTTACCTCTCGTAGAAAAAGGAGTAACCATTCCTCTTCCTCTTAAGTGAATTTCGAGTCGTTTTGCGCATGCGATGACCTTTCGTAAATAAAGGAAAATGGCAAGGTAGATATTTGCTGAAAGTGATGGAAGGTGCAATGCATGATCTATGTAAAATCGAAATTTAACGGTTGCATTTAACAGgtgccggtgcaatggcctagtggttagagtgctcgccttgcattcggtaggtcgtgagttcgaaccccggccgggtcataccaaagactttaaaaatggtacatgctgctttctctgcttagcactcagcactaaagagaaagagtatggaagttaaacacacatcactaccagcggaccagccccctgctgtagtggcttgcacatgtgtggcccaagggctactcgaaatggagatgggcgccaccccaaaAGCATCTGCACATATGTAAaggtaactttaactttaaattTAACAGGAGATGAAATTATTTCTATGACAAATGGAACATCGCCACAGAATAATTTACACCACTACTGTCTCTTTACATTAACTTTTTCCCCAAAGCTTAAACAGTATGTCAGTAGCATTAGCACTGACGTCAGCGCACAATCTAGCTTTAACTCCGTATAGTATGTCGGCTTTCTGAGAGTACTACTGCTTAAGCGTGTTGAATTCAACCAGACAGCTCAGACCCCTCGTCCTTATTCATTGACAGCATGTCAACCATGACGTGTAATTTTAATGTTGAGCTAATTACAAAGCAATCTCATTAACCACCTGGACGTATATGTCTATACTGACATGGATTACACACATTAAGAATTAAAGCCATATGCATCTAACTTCTTGTTGCCCTGAGGTCATTGGCCAGCTATTAACTTGCTTAGACATTACAGATTCGACCGGACGTGAATGCCCGGAACCGTGTCAGTCATTGCAACAGCGTTATTCAGTACAAAgacgtacatgtaggtcatatccttataacgttacagatatcTCATTTTGAATTCGTGGAAACATCACATTCAGAAACACGTATGTTTAACTGAATAAAGGCATTCGTTAGACGATGGTAAGGATGTATGGACGGCAAGTTTCCATCGGTTATGACATCAGCCTAGCCTGTATGTACCAAGCCTGAGAATCCATATCAAAACAATGGCTTCTGTATCCGTGTATGCAGTGTTAACGTTTGAGCTGTGAAAACACAAATGGGAAACGTCACACTGACGCACGGTCTGTCGGACAAGGCACCGAACTTTAAGAAGTGTCAAATCAAAATGCTCATGTTTTGAACCATTGTATTTCATAGGCCTCCTTACGAATAGTGCTGTTGACAGGGGGTTctgaaaactaaaaaaattaTTAGGAAGGCATTTTTATGTCAATTCAAAGTTTTGATTTAATAACTGTTGATCTACAGTTCGTGTTCGGTtgttgtcactgacgaaaggcagAGGATGGTACCAGAAACGTCTGAACTTTCCTTTCAAAATCTAGCCTGTTGCTTGAGCAACTACTATCTTGCATTGAATGAAATTCTGCCTCTGAATAGATTTTGTTCAGATCACGAACCTGTTAGCCCTGCGCACCCGAGCAATCCAGATAATGACAGGTTCTTTTGTCTTCAAAGTACTTTTAATGCCGTCACGACATCGGCAACCACTTCATCGTCTTATATTCTTGTGACCTCTTCACCCTCGTTATCGGTTCTGTGATGCATAGGCCAAGTATTTTAATTGCAACGTTTACATAACcaccatacatttttttaatttgcagCGTTTGTAGTTTATATAACCCCTGTACAgaaacatttttatttgcaGCGTTTACAAGTAGTTTATATAACCACAGTACAgaaacatttttatttgcaGCGTTTTAGTTTATATAACCACATGCACAGTATAGAAACGTCTTATTTGCAACGTTTGTAGTTTATATAACCACAGTacagaaagattttttttatttgcagcGTTTGTAGTTTATATAACCACATGCACAGTATAGAAACGTCTTATTTGCAACGTTTGTAGTTTATATAACCACAGTACAGAAAGATATTCTTTATTTGCAGCGTTTGTAGTTTATATAACCACTACACAGAACCGTCCTTTTATTTGCAACGTTTGTAGTTTATATAACCACTACGTACACACAGAAACATGATCTTCGTCTAACTCAATTCAACTAGTCGACTGCCTAATACATCGAACTACATGTTTTGATTGATCTAGGAGTGGCTTTTCTGAAATAATGCGAAAACATTTGTGTTGTCTATCTTTGTGCGTTTCGGTCAGAGAAATTCACATCGGGTAACCAAAGCTATAGATGCATTAACATAGCTGTCTATTTTCATTTGCTTTTGTGTACGAGAGATTGCCTTTTACTCTAAGCTAGAGTATGTAACGGTGCAAAAGGAAACACGAGTTAATAACACTCACAATAAAAGCATTTATTGTAACTTGTACCGTTAGATATCCACAATACAACCGTACTTCTGTGCAGTGCATTGGAAGTTTAAGTATTCCTGTTAGAACAGGGCCACGATCTGCTACAAAACGTAGACAACCAAGCTCTGATATAATATCTGTAGAGTACAGTGAGCCGTAAGATATAATAAGATTGACCCGCGAGTATCGACTTGTAACGTGTATCATTTATCTACGATTCTAATGAATAATAGCGTATAAATACATCATAACTATAATACAATACAACCAATAGGCATAGGTTTAACGCAACAGTGTTTCAAGCCTTCGCTTCTTAAGCTTTGGTTAAAAGGCAGTGTGTTCGGATAGAGAACAGACTGTTTTATACATAACTACGAACAATACAGTTACACATGTCTATAGTATACACATCGCATAGTCTAATGTACATACACTATAGTGCCATTATCTAATCGGTTTGCAATTGTCGAAagctgttttgaaatattttgatacatTGAGATACGAGTAAATGACTCATCAATTTATATCAAGATACGTAATTACCAATCATAATAAATTCACCTTTTTACTTGTACATGTTAGAATATACAGTCTAGTTTTGCCGGCTAATGCATATGTTAATAGCATTAAgcttacacaaacaaacaagctgaTAATAAAAATCACAACATTAACCTTGAAAGTTGCGAAGAGAAAGCTGCCCTAAATAGGATATAGACCCTTTAGTTAAAAATATCATCATTTCTAAAGCGAAAGTCTTTAAAGCTGATGTTAGCACCAAAATCTTCATAGGCACTTCTCGAGGTCTCGTGTGAGCTGAGAACTCTTCACCTCGTCCACTCCAAAACTCGAGAGGAGTCTTAAGCTTTGGCCTGAAGAGAGACACAGAAATTACATTAAGTAGCTAAAACCAATCTTTGGTGTGCTTGGGGTAAGTATGGCACAATGGCAAGGCGCTATGCAGGTTTGCTCAATTGATACATTTGTTGTCATAAAAGCAGCAAATACACGGGGAGAACATATTGCAGCAAATGCCAAAGATGCGGATAGACAAAATTTGACTAGGCACACACAACAACAGAAGAGACAAATAGAAAGATAGACAGACAAAAGCAGGCATAAAAAGCAAAGCAGTTTTTATCTGAAGAAGGCAACAAGCTCAAAGCAAAGCAAGCACCATGTAGCAATACAAAGTGTAAACGCAAGAGCGAACAAGATTTGAAGTTCAGAAATACGTCCTAATGGGCGCCacactaaaggccccctctcacttgacgtgcggcacgcttgcggcattgctgcgttcgttcactgcgttactgttttgttattttcttcgattttttatgattcaaatattgcgcaatacgtaaaagtataacataaaagactacaaaatatacaacaagtaagaaaattcgttctttatctctgaaattcgttgagcatcttccgaacgcagcaatgccgcaagcgtgccgcacgtcaagtgagagggggccttaacacAGTAATATGTTGGTAACATATGTATGATACCGTATCCTCAGTAGTGATCCTTGTTGGTAGCCAATATATCTGAGATATATTGTAATCTTATATGTTTAGAATATGTAGGTAGGCAAGTGATTGTACTCGTGTCAGCTCTATGTCTACGaatgttatatgttgtgtattGTACCAAAATTACCCAAAGTACCAAAACCAACtttaaaaattgatgaaaacccTTTTCCTGGTATTTGTGCCGAATCACCATCTTGCTGGCTGATACTGTGTTACTTTTTTGGTAGACATAATATACGTCACTGCGAGGGAAACCCGGAATCCGtaaaaaagggaaaagaaatTTGACCTAATGTCTATCTTCACGCCTAATCTACAActgaaaaacattgttatagatGCATGTAGTTCGTGCACAATACACGTTTTACAAAACACGTTTCTATTCCAAGAGGCTGTATCAGTGAAACTCAGTTGTGTTTCAGGACACCTAAACAGTGAGCAATCCAACAACGTGCCATCCCGTGCTCTGTTCTCTCCAGTCCACGACGTTTCTGATCCGACATGCATGTCAACTACACGTCACACACCTCACCCAGACAGGTGTCACGCGCCGTACAACCCTCCTGTCAATCACCTGTTTGCGtgtctgtgattggctgattaCACATATGTCTTGGTTACCTCAGTGCGGGTGACAGTGACGTCGCCCTCAACGATGCCGTCCCGCAGGTTCTGGTAGTGGGAGTACACGCACAGGACGCAGTATACCTGGAATACaggaaatattaaaaaaataccttaaaaaggggggggggcattgtcTGAACCATATTCTTCtctttcaatgttttatttgtttaggCATATTCTTGGAAATCGCTTTACTTACGATGAAGGAGACGACGATGGTGACGATCAACCAGCTGATGACGAGTCCACCAATCATGGCACCGAGAGACACACCTTTCTGCAGTAACACAAGGCATAACAGTTGTCAGTCTCTCTAGATATACATGTGTTGGTGCATCCCCCGATTTCAATCATACGTTTTTTCAGCGCGCGTGGAAAGAatacaaatgcaccaaaaagcccTTTAAAATGAACAAGGCACTTATATCAGTAAATCTAATTAAATAATTCATTAGCATCGTCGAAAATGTGACACCCATAAgtatatttttctctttttctttattgTAACCCATGATATATTTTCTTTCGCAAAAATGTATTTGACACAAGTATGATGTGTGGTTCCCGGTGAAGTTTGACGCACGGTACTTACGTCATCATCAATGTACTCGGCCACAGTCATGACGGTATAGACGATGGCCAGGATGAGCAGTATGATGAGATACACCACGGCGTATATCACCCAGGCAAGGCAGAACCATTTGATGTCCTGTCGAGATACAAGATAcgagtatatgtatataaacaTCGTACAGTTGGTTAAGTAACAGCTCATCAATTCACAGCAAAAGTTACTTAACACGTCCATGCATCCCTCTAGCTAGTTGACGATCATTTTCGTACAGCGACCAAAATAGGATTTGTGTGATCCATGATTTTATAATTAGAAAATGATGGATATATAAAAGTAATATGAAAACGATTaaagaacacacaaaaaaaatttcTTCCTCTACAAAATTCGTTCTGGGAAATATTTGGTCGCACAGAGATAGCAGCCTCCAATTatatttacacaatctctcgctggttggggttaatgaccccctccacTTGGTGGTAGCAACAGTAATgccggccgctaggagtgcGATTTTAGTCCCCAGAGGGGACGAGATTTTTTAAACTTTCCCTTCACTGTTGATGTGGAAACACTGAAATCTTGTTCTGACGTACCTTCAGCACGCCCACGATGAGAAGGATGCACATGATGGCAAAGATGATGTCAAAGACAATACCTCCAGCCAACACTGgggtgaaaaaaattgaaaattaaaaacagAATATACAGAAATCTCCATATTATTCATAGTTAAAGGTTTGTCCACACAGTCAATAATCAAAACGATATTTGAAAGacgaaaagaaaagaaaaagatgacaaaacacATATTTCATTAGTACACGAAAATGTATTGCACTTGAAATCTTGATTCGGATAATTGATCAGGATTTTTGTAGATGAATAGTGGTAGTAGCGTACAGTAAAGCCGATAAAGTGTGggggtgacgtaagcattagcgcaggcgcctagagcccacggtgagagatctcaaataaaaacaaggctttaaaccattgaaaagcctttcttggtgggattttatgtgaaatctgggcattttgggggtggctgcagtaggaaagaccctacactggtagaattagttgtaaaaaatgacctttctccatcgagggggtttccgcacccccctgaaatagtggtatcgtcgccagaatggtgttttcagccaaatgggccaatccaagggctctaatcaggggggtgtatcaaaagattagccgtatagaaattcttgccaaggaatttgccgagactggatgtagtaggctatcatttgaaggtaagtttgtatggcttgaactttttattcttgagataattgcatatttgtttcctcaactctcccattggaacgcatgtattagtggGTGAAATTCTAATGTCATCGTCTCCCCTGTGATACAAGGCAATACTGTAGTAGTTCATTGTAGCAGTAGGGGTAGTGTGCCCTCTGGCGATTATTTACTGAACTGCAAGTGCAACAGCTTTGTTTACACAGATGGTTTATATTCCAGGCTGGCAAATGCTTGTCGACCTTGAGGTCATCTTGTTGTGTCAAGCGAGGCCCCAGGTCTCGAAGACCAACCAACGGTATGTCACACTGTTGGAATTCCATACCTAGCGTTGTAGAGCAGGCAACAGTACACAGCAACTATATTTCTACCCCCACGATATATCGGGAATAGAATTATGATATCTAAAGCTAAGTTGTCTCAGTTCCCCAAGCTTACAAATACTCTGATAATTACGTCTGAGAACGAGTGAAATGTTAGCatcatatacaaatatacatataatattTCCTGAGTCGTTGAACCTCCTGTGCTTGATGAAAAGAAAGGGAATTTTCTTGGTAAAACAACTACTTGCAGGCTTCGTATTGTGTTCCTCATCAAAACTCCCAAGGACATTACCTACCACCGGGCACATTGCCGAGTCCAACAGCGCGCAGAATCAGATCAATGATGGCGATGGCCTAAAGAAAGGGAGAACAAAGACACATGAGGTTTCTTATCTTCAATATTAGTTAACGATTACATTATGCTATGTCACTCATTGAAAATTTCACTGATACCTTTCAAAAGTTAGTATGGGTAACATATAGATATACGAGCATATGAGAGTAATGATATGATAAATAGTTAGACGCCAACAAGTGCATACATCTATCAAAGATTTTATTGTACAGATATTTgcgtcaaaaacaaaacatatatttACCTTACTATTCCGTGCTAAAACACATACTCACACATACGTATATCAACATTCCTGTGAACTGAACTTCACACTTTCCTCGTGACTTGACACTAAATGTACTTGGTTAATGAATGTTTCTTAGAGGGCTAAGAATCAATATTGACAAGATATTAATTTTCATTGTAGGAAAATGTTGAACAAATACTGACCAggaaaaatatgcctgtcaccAAACTGCCTGTTCTGATCTTCAGACAGCAACAACACCGATTCAacaccgccatcttggttcacttCTGAAGGGTAAAAGAACAAGCTTTAgttgacaaacacacacaacagagATAAACACACATAACAGGATCATTGAATGGGTGACCAATGGACGCGTCTAAATGGACCCTAAAAGTACTGCAATGCCGACCTCCTTTTCTGAAGCAATGTTCCCTAAAATTTTAGCAAGTGTATTTCAATGTCAAATTATGTTTCCACAGATCtagtctcactgcactttgctCCACTTTAAATAATAAATTTTCATTGGTGTGCTACATTTGTGTTTCACATTTTCGAGATATCCCACCTGCACCTTTTcgttttctgtttttttgttggTGTTTTGAGGTCATTAGGGATAATTTTTATGGCTCACTAGCAGGGACAAAAGTAGCTTTTAATGTTGCGAGGACAGGAACACAACGAAGATAGACAACCTTCCCCACCAGCCTGGGTTCACGGCTAAACCTTCTGCCCTCCCGTGGCGAGCCATATGAGACACAACAAGCTAATTTTGGCGGCCCAGTGGCACGCCGCTGGCATCTAGCTTGACCTGGAACGGTCAGGATGGGGCTGGCTGCCAAAAACATAATGTTAGCGCCCGGATTGACATTATAAGGGACCGCTCAGTAAGAGTCCTTGTGGGTTAAATCAATCTTAACAGTCTAACCCACTGTGAATCTGAGCTATCGTCCATCTTAGTGCTTCACACGTAAAAATGTCAGCAACGAGGAAGGAGAACGGGACAGAGAGAAATGGAAAAGGTCAGgaaaagataaaaaaagaaacagaaatacgaaataaagagagaaagaaagaaagaatatccATGGTAAAGACAGAACATACTAGTAACAGACCAACGAAGGACGAGCTTTGCAACTTGGTAGTACACGTACTAAATTATGGTTAGTCCTTAGAAAGAGTAGAGAatcagtagagtagagtaaagtagGGTAGAGTGGAGTAGAGCTCTAACATTCCTGATATGTAACTTCACATGTTCGAACCTTTACTCCTACGCACTTTCCCGCCAGGCAAACCAGCAGGTCGTTAAAACTTTGTGATATTGACCTTGAGAAATAAAGTGGAGGAATTCCGGGGGTACGGAATCTCACAGGGCGGTGCCCGGGGGAAGCTGGCAAGGAAGGGGCGAGGCGTTACTCATCAAGGtcgaggtcaaggtcaaggggTGGGGTCATTAAGGTCCAGGTTAGATACCAAGGAGGAACTAGACTTCATAGCCCAAGTCAAATCAATATCATTACTACTTTTTGTAGCGAAAAGTATCTGTGGAAAACAGCAAGCTTGACCCTTGAACTTTCAATTTGTGAAATCAGATTTCTGTGACGAAAAGGATGACGACCTTCAAGAAGATTGGAGTATTTctctggagaaaaaaaacagctgtaCATCGAATTTGTTGGACCTTAATTCAAGGTGGAACCACCCACAGAGTAAGACTATGTGTTCAAAAACTAAATGAAAGAAGTTGTTATACATTGTCAAGCTGATCAAAGTCTAACCAGCCTAACATTTATACTGTGAAGGAATTGGTATTGGATGATTAGTCGCAATATCGTTAACAGTCCGACAGAACAGAAAATACAATCAAAAGTGCCCAAAATATCAGCGTGACAGATTTGCACAATAATAAGGTTCGAGTCCCGGGA
The window above is part of the Branchiostoma floridae strain S238N-H82 chromosome 14, Bfl_VNyyK, whole genome shotgun sequence genome. Proteins encoded here:
- the LOC118430735 gene encoding lysosomal-associated transmembrane protein 4B-like isoform X1, whose amino-acid sequence is MAVLNRCCCCLKIRTGSLVTGIFFLAIAIIDLILRAVGLGNVPGVLAGGIVFDIIFAIMCILLIVGVLKDIKWFCLAWVIYAVVYLIILLILAIVYTVMTVAEYIDDDKGVSLGAMIGGLVISWLIVTIVVSFIVYCVLCVYSHYQNLRDGIVEGDVTVTRTEVTKTYV
- the LOC118430735 gene encoding lysosomal-associated transmembrane protein 4B-like isoform X2, which encodes MAVLNRCCCCLKIRTGSLVTGIFFLAIAIIDLILRAVGLGNVPGVLAGGIVFDIIFAIMCILLIVGVLKDIKWFCLAWVIYAVVYLIILLILAIVYTVMTVAEYIDDDKGVSLGAMIGGLVISWLIVTIVVSFIVYCVLCVYSHYQNLRDGIVEGDVTVTRTEAKA